The Phragmites australis chromosome 13, lpPhrAust1.1, whole genome shotgun sequence DNA window CATCTTCGTTGATGGCGATCTTCTAGCTCTcagtgatgatgaggacgatccactacttcctattATCACACCTGCTCTTGAGCTGGTTCCTACTTCTTCGACACCGGCGCAGGATCCTACAACCTTTACTTCCACTTCAACTGCTTTCGAGCGTCCACCAGCAGTATTTGAGGGGGAGGTATACTCACAGCGTGAGATCCCTAAACACATTCAACGAAgacaccctccacagatgatgatcggtgatctcaatgaaagggtaacgaggtccaagtctgctcaacatgctcatttcactgattctacatttgttgcttcttttgagccctatgTGTTGGACATGCTCTTTATTATTCAAATTGGttaatgccatgcatgaagaacttgagaagtctgagagaaactaagtttgggtACTTGTATATTACCCCCAAATATCcataccataggcaccaaatgggttttcaagaaCAAGCAAGgagaggatgggtctgtagctAGAAATAAAGCATGTCTTGTAGCCAATGGTTTCACTCAGATtaaggggatagactttggagagaacTTTGCACCTATAGCTAGATTAGAAGACATTATAATCCTCCTTGTATTTTCGGCATCCAAgagtttcaagttgtatcaaatggatatcaagagtgctttcccAAATGGGTTTATAGAGAAAGATATCTATGTCAATCAACCCCCCTGTTTTGAGCacaccaaatacccacatagagtatacaatcttcagaaggctttgtatgggTTTAAGCAAGCgcctagagcttggtatgataggcttaagacTTTCTAGCTGGACGATGGGTATGTATGGGGTCGGTGAATAAAAACTTGTTCACTCTTaagcatgacaatgatttcctacttgttcagatatacatggatgatatcatttttgtagctcttctcatgctcttttGGCCAAGTTTACAGAAACtattcgagatgtcgatgattggtgagctcaacttcttccttggtcTTCAAATAAAGTAATGCAAGaaaggtacattcatccatcaaATGAATTACACAAAGAATCCACTGAAGAGGTTTGACATGAGTGATACAAAGCCCTTGGCGACACatatggctacctcgaccgtatTTGGTTCGGATGAAGATAGTGAAGCGGTAGACCAGTGAGAGCAcaagagcatgattggctccctcctgtacttgATGGCGACAAGATCCGACATCCACTTTGTTGTCTGTCTGTGTGCTCACTTCCAAGCATtaccaaggacatctcatcgccaagctgtgaagcgcatattgaggtatctAAAGCAtacccttgagtatggtctttgattTTCTGTAtcttcttcgctttctcttcaagGTTTTTCTGATGCTGACATTGCTGGttatagaattgataggaagagtatctcagatacttgtcatttcttgggtacctcttatgtttgttggtcttctcgcaaacagtctagtgttGCCTAGTTAATTGttgaagctaaatatgttgaTGCCACTAGCTGTTGTTCTTAGATCTTGTCGATGGTTGCCGCCTtaagggattttgggttagatttcaagagtgtgccattTTTGTGTGACAAAACTAGTACCacaagcttagccaataacccagttcaacactccagaaccaaacacatagatgtgatatTTCACTTCTTAcaagaccacaatgagaaggaagacattgacttgagatacatagatacccaacactagATTACCAATATCTTTACTAAACCTCTAGATACCACTAGGTTTGCTTTTCTAAGGGGAAAGCTTGGAGTGttccatccctatggcattgtgtgagggaggTGTTGGGGAATGATCTTACGCACCCCTTCAGATCCTGAGGCGAAATCCACTGGTAGCTGTTCAATGACGAATAATACAGTTGTTTCAGGGAGCGCGGGCGAAGCATCTAGCGGGCCTTCGGACGGAGACAGAAGGTTGACCTGCGGTGCCAAGTATCAGTGCAGGAGAAGCCTCTGGCGGGACCTCGAACGGAGACCGAAGGGTAACTCAGGACGCAGCGTCGAGGCTGGTTGAAGGTGCCCTAAGGGCCCATGTGCGGCTGGCTTTATGGGGACTCGGACGAAGGCGCGCATCCGTCGAAGCCCGTATAGCGGTCTAGGGTATAATTGGAAATGTGCAAATGTACTCAATGGTACCAAAATACCACTgaatatgccgagaatgtgacagttagaggggtaatgctGTAAATTATGGTGTAAAGtagttgagtacgggctataaataggccgGCACTGTAACTGGTGggacaaagaaaaaagagactACTCATACTCATCTCCCCATAAATATGTGTTGCATCTCGCCGCCTTcagctctttctctctctctgggcTAAAGGCTTCCCCTGGTTTGGTGACTTTGTAACCAACAGGAGGGTTCTCATTTTctaataaatttcaaaaataaaaataaaaatataacgAGCATTTTACTTTATACATGTATGTTTCTTGAAGCCATGTTTATGCCACAAGGTtgttgcactttcatatctattcATGTAGTTGTGTAGTTTGAGTCATTACTTTTTAATCAGAATGAAAACTTCAATTAAACATTATCATGGTCAAACTTacttgattgctttgatcttgTCTAAAATGAGCTGAAAGTGATTTGTCAAGTTATGTGCTAAAtgctgaataatagttgataggcaaaagatcaaggaaTTTATGCATTgtcgcacttcttctttacaattcttatcattgcactttgatatgaaatccAAGAAGTTGTGTATGACTGAAACCATTGACCTTAAGCTTCTAATTGTCatttgacataggcttggcatAGTTGAAAAGTAAGGCTAATGGTGtatataatttcttgcaaatgaACTATTTCTTATATGCCTTCAAGCAATGAATAAATTTCTTCAAGCTCAATGAAATGTTGAAGTCTCCATGTTTCTAAGATTTAAGTAGTAGAGTttgggagaccatgccttgcaaataaattattatgAACACTTGATGAGTCATACTTACACtacatttttacatgtgtagatggGTTGGTGCAATTATTTTTAATAGCATGGCTTGGTCGAGTTGTTGCTTCATATGTGGATGACTTATAATGCAcgttataaaaaaaatgaaaaatatgcaccTCTTTTGAATGGTTGATGATTCCGTTGTCACCATGGGGAAGAGAGAAGAGTGATATGAGTGATCCTATTCTTGGTTCGGCTTCGATTGGTTTGGCTTTGGCTTCAGGCTTTTTGCAAATGCTTCTTATCTAAGTGATATTGTTCTTGCTTGTCTTTGGCTTTTGATCACTTATATATGTCAATTGGTTTTTGTGCTTCAACTCTTTCGTCGGTTCTCAGGTATGTTGTCAATAGactcatcaaggaggagattgagaaatcaagtggaGATGTaccttggttttcttgtgatgagtcattgacgaTATTTTTATTGAGTTGAATTTGgtttgcatgagcatgtctatgtattacaatgcatgattatgttTATGACTAACCGGAGTTGGAGAGAAATGGCATTGGAATTTTTATCTCTGAGCCAGAAAAAatgcactcaccggatgctcTAGTGCTTGGAAGTTTGACCACACTGAATAGTCCAGTGTTCAGAAGGTCTCACACTAGAGCTTTCCAATTCATAAGTGAAAATTGAAGagttcactggatggtccggtgttcaagtAAGGTGTACTCCGGACTATTTTCCAGGAGGTGTGTCAATGTGTGTCTGGTGTGGTTGTACACACTGGGTGATGAGCAGGTGAGAGCATTGGATgcttcactggagcattttccagTAGATTCCCTTTTGGCTCAGTGGAGAGAAGCTTTgtatacactggatggtccggtgattgaAGGTGTGAACACCGAAGTCATCGTCAGAGCTTTTTCCAGAAGGTTTTTCGGAGGAGTGGAGatgtatacacaccggatggtccggtgattagagACTGTACACACTGAAGTCATTGCCAAAGCTTTTTCCAGAAGGTTTTCGGCTTGACAGAGAGAAGGATATGATGAGTAAGAAGTTATGTTTCACCAGTACCAATATCTCAAACAGAACAACCTATCCCAACAACATTCCTCACAAGAGCATTGTCCCAGCACACAAGTAAAAGTGGTCCAAAAGCCAGAGAAGGCGCCCAATATCAGTACTAAGGCTAAAGAGCTAGTGACATGTTGGAAATGTTTTGCACCATGAACTCCCAAGCACAAATTGAAATGCAAGCTTTATCAAGGTTCTACCCATGCCATAACATTAGATCCTGAGGAGATCCAGCACCTAGAGAATGATTCAGAAGAACAGCAAAGCTATGACTTAGATGGTCAACAACAAACTCCAGCTTTAGTGTAGATATCAAAACAAGTAGCGCAAGACACTAGAACTGTGGCTACATTTTTTTTACCACTTGTGGTAGGAGGAAAAAGAGCTATTGCCCTGGTGGATAGTGGGAGCACGCATAGTTTCATAGATGTCACCTTTGCCAACAAGGCATGCTATCATATATATCCAACATACCACCTTGCAAGCAGTCACAGTTGCTAGGGGAGGAGAGTTATACTCAGGGGGTTGTATTCCACATTGCCCATATCAAGTGCTTAAAAAGAGATTTCATAACCCTTTTTAGTTACTTGAGTTAAATAGTTATGATGTTATACTTGGATGCGATTGGATTTGTATTCACAATCCTATTGGGATTAATCTAAAGGAAAGAGTGATATCTATTACTAAGGATGGTAGACAGGTGTGCTTTGAGATTGCATTCAGAGGGACTATGAAAGTGAAATTGAGTTACAAAAATTTGACAAGATGATATTTAAGGGAGTTATGGGATATATATACTCCACATCAAGGTCATTAACACTAAAGGCACAACAAAGAACTTTTAGAGTAAGGAAATTAATGAGATCCTGGAAGAATATAGTTGTGTGTTTACTGAACCAGTGGACTTACCCCTAATGAGGGGCTGTGTCCACACCATACCTTTAAAGCATGGGTGTGTGCCTCCCAACttgaggccatatagaatgccACATTATCAAAAAGATGAAGTGGAGAGGTTAGTCAAAGAAATGCCGAACCAAGGAATCATACAACCCAGTGAAAGTCCATACTCCTCTTCGTCCATTTTAGcaagaaagaaatatgtttcTTGGAGATTCTATGTAGATTATAGACACCTGAATAACCAAACAATTAAAAACAAATTTCCAATTCCAGTAGTGGACGATCTTTTTGATGAATTGAATGGAGCTAAGTACATTTCTAAGTTGGACCTTAGTTATGATTCCATCAAATCCTCATGAATGAAGAAGATATCCATCAAATAGCATTTAGAACTCACTTTGGACACTTTGAGTTTCTTGTGATGCCCTTTGTTCTAACCAATGCAACAGCTACATTTTAGACCATGATGAATGGAGTTTTTGCTGAATTTCTCAAAAAGTTAGTGCTCATattctttgatgacatattggtGTACAACAAGACTTGGGAGGAGCATAAAAGACATCTAGTTGTAGTGCTGCAAGTGTTGCTAGCAAATAAGCTCACTGCAAAAAACAAGTGTGTATTTGGGGTACAGGTTGAGTGTTGGGGCATGATATCCATGAGCTTTGTAAATGGATTTGGAGTCATATGCATGCAAGGTCACTACATGATGTGTTAAGGAAAAACTCTTTTTCATGGGGTTCAAATCATACCAAGGCATTTGAGGAGATAAAGAGGAGACTGATCTCAGCACTAGTACTTGCAttgccaaaattttctcaacCATTCATATTAGAAAATGATATTTGTGGTGTGGGTATTAGGGGCAGTGTTGATGCAAGGAGGTAGGCTCATAGCTTATTTCAGTAGGGCTTTGGGACCTAGGTCAGCTGCACTGTCAACTAATGACAAGGAAGCACTTGCCATTTTGGAAGCGGTGAAGAAATGGAGACATTATTTCATGGGGTCCAAACTTATCATTATGACAGATCAAAAGAGCCTTAAATTTATCACTGAGCAAAAGCTTTTTGAAGGCATACAACACAAGCTGATGTTAAAGTTGTTATAGCTGAATTATAAAATAGAATATAAGAGTGGCAAGAGAACAAGATAGCTGATGCTCTATCTAAGGTTGGACACTTCTGTTTAGTTATCTCTAGTGTTCAACCACTATGGGTGACAAAGGTAGTGAAGAGCTACACTGATAATCACAATGTCAACAATTACTAACCCAGTTGTAGTGACTCttgatccaaattcaaattatgCCTTGCATACAAACATTCTTATGTACAAAAGAAGAATACATGTTGGGAAGGATTCAACCATCCAAAATCACATTATTGCAGCCCTTCACACATTAGCCATAGGAGGGCATTCAAGCATTGCTTCCACTTACCAAAGAGTGAAAAGGCTTTTCCATTGGAGCTCAAGAGGTCAGTGGAAAACTTTGTTACATCATGTCCAGTTTGTGAAACAGTAAAAGGTGAGTATTGCCATTACCCTGGTTTGTTAGAGCCTTTACTAATACATGATATGGCATGGACCCACATAACTATGGACTTCATAAAAGGATTGCCAAAATCCAGTGGTAAGGATGTGATACTAGTAGTGGTTGATAGGTTgaccaaaactcacattttaTTGCTTTGGCTCATCCATTCACAACTATAACTATAGCCCAGACATTCATTGATCAGATTTTCAGATTGCATGGATTACCAATTGTTATTGTATCTGATAGGGACAGGATTTTCCTAAGTGAACTTTGGCAGTCTTTACCCAAATCCTTGAGAGTGTCATTGAGGTTCAGCTCAGCCTACCACATCCCCAAAGTGATGGCCAAACCGAAAGGGTCAACCGATGCTTAGAGACATACCTAAGATGCATGACTTTCAATGAGCCAAAGAGATGGTGCAATTGGTTGGCTCAAGATGAATGGTGGTACAATACTAATAATCATACCTCTTTGATATGTACACCTTTCCAAGAACTATATGGTTACCCACCTCCACTCATTAGTGTGGTTGATATACCATGACCAGAATCAACTGCCAGGGAGTTTTTGGCTGACAAGCAAGGTATGATCTAGGAATTGGAGGAAAACTTAGCATAAGCACATGCAAGGATGAAGAAATATGTTGACCTGAGGCACACTAAAAGGACATTCCAAGTAGGGGACATGGTTTCTTTGAAGATGCAGCCCTATAGATAGACTGCCTTTGGACTGAGGAATTCTCTCAAGCTAGCAACTAAGTACTATGGTCCCTTGCTAGTTCTGCAGAAAATTGGTAATGCGGCCTACAAATTTCAGCTACCACCACATGCCCAGATCCACCATGTGTTCCATGTGAGCCAACTCAAGAGACACTTTGGCACACATGTTGTTCCTTGTGAAGAATTGTCACTGGTGGACTCTCATGGATGCATTCAAACTTCACCTGTTGCTGTCATGGAAATTCGAGCTATCCCCAGAAATGACACACCTGTTACCCAATGCTTAGTGCAATGGGAGAATCTTCCCATTGAAGATGCTACTTGGGAAGATAAAACCTTCATTAAGAGCACATTTCATGGGTTCTACTGGAGTACAATTAAAGCATGATGGTCTGAAGCTCATATTCAGATGATCAGTAGGAGGTTCCGATCAACACTGACGCTTGAGGTCAAGTGTCTTCACTAGTGCTTGCTGTCGGATTGGGGAATTGCATCTACTTGTGGAAATCATACATCAGTCACTCTGAATTCTGAACCAACATGATTATGAACGCCCGGAAGAAACTCAATTCTATTGCACTTCAttaggtgtgtttggtttagGAGATAGGGTGGGATGGGCGAGGACCATCCTTATTTTTGTGGTGGTTGGTTCGAGGTCAACATGGGATAGGATTGCCCCTAAGAGGGAATATACCCTCAGATCCAAGATGAGTCTatccccaaaaatttgatgGACAAAGTCATCCCCATTCGCACGTCTTCCGCTCACGTCCCACATGAGTCTGGGACTGATCCATTAGTTGGCCAAATTGCTTAAAAAATTCCCTCATTCTTCCctcttttataaattcaaaaggTAAACTTCTGAAGCTCTTAAAATCACACTGATTTTTGTGCTCGTAGAATAAATAACAgagaacccattttaattggttccAACTACAAATCTCTTACAaaaatttaaatgaaaatttcCCAAATCTGACTACTTTTGTACTTAGCTTGAATTGTTAGGGCAtaaatttaattcccaaaaatcagaaaaaaaattcatgaatgTTTATCTAAAGTAatatactaatttctaaaattattgataACCCTAAGTTACATGGAGAATTTTAGTGCTTAGTGTGTGCAGTGCATATATAGATGGAGGTGATCATATCCTAAACTTAGCAACTCTACAAAGAGGTGACTACATCCAACTTGTTCATTCCATCcctctaaccaaacaaaaaaagaaccATCTCATCCCACTTCATCCcctgaaccaaaaaaaaaagactcatCACATccatctaaccaaacaaaaaaaaaaagatcatccCATCTCTAAAAACAAGAATGATCCTATCCCATCTCATTTTACCTCTCAATCAAACACATCCTAAGTTTCACTTCAGGTATCGTTTCCTAAGGCCCggtaatttcttttttttccctttcttttgtGATTGAACTGTAAGGGCATGTACCAACCATCGTCAGTTTGATACTTTGAATGCTCAGTTGGTGTTCTTTCTTTAATCAAGTAGGTTTCAACTAGTCCCAAATTATGTATGTTGTGAACATGTATCATCGTGTTCATTCTCTTTGTTGCCAAGGGTTATGCAAAGGTCTTCTCTTAATTTCTAGTCAAAATATAGTAAGCACATGTTATCTCGGCATGAAATAACAAAGCTTTCAATCTCTCCAAATACCAAAAGGATAGCAACAAACTTCGATTGGCTGAAATTCTACGGCACATTCAAATCGCTGGGCACCTAACTCGTAACAAAGTCTAGAGCAACATCAACCCACGGGAATGTACCTATATTTGTTTGGAATTGGCATGAATGAAATCGTATACCTCAATTTTATGTTGCAGCCTGATAGCTCAATGTTGGAACTAGATTCGAATTCCATGTTTGGCGACGTAATTCGCAGAAGATAAACAGGTGAATTTTGTGTTCGCCCAGAAATAGTTGCGAATTCCCACAGTTAAAACAGGCCCAATAGACTAAGCACTGAAcataaagaagaaaaatagaagGTAACCCAACTGGCTCAATTCAGCCAAAAGTTGGAGAGGAAAACCCTAGATCCTTCCCGCACCCGTAAAAGAGCCTAGGGCGCCGCTCCATCCCCAAACACGCGAGGGGAGAATTTTCTTTTCATCCTCCCCATTCCCCCAACTCCTTCGATGGCTTTTGTTTTGCCTCTGGTCTTCTTATCAGGCTGCGCgatcaaaatcaaatccaaatcctgGTTGTTGTAGGTGGATTTGCTTCGAATAGCTGGATTTCCTAGTTGGCTTCGCTGCCGGGGAGCGCATCTGACATCAGGATAGGAGCTGCCGTCTGTATGGTCCAGGTACTTTCAGAATTGGTGAATTCGTTCATGTTTATTTCTTTCTGGTTGAAGGCGCGTGCATCAAGATTTGTTCTTTTGAATGTCGGCGCCTTTCTCTCTCTGTCAGAATCAGGAGGAGGCCACCGAAAACTAGAGATTGCAATGGTGAGTCCGCTGCGGCGGTTTGTGTACGTATCTGGTCGCGGAGGGCCAGAACCCGTGCAATTTGAACCTGCACCGAATCGACATGTCGCGCTTCTTCTCTCCGAGATCGCAGCTGACTGCGGCTGCGGCGATCGTGGAAGCTCGGCTGCCTCGCCCCTCCATGACCTTCTACGACCCCTCGTCGGATCACTGTAGCGGGTCCATGCACTTCATGCTCCTTGACCGCGACAAGGTGCTCGCCACGGACCAGACGGGCCGCGCCTCCGTCTACCACGCCGGCCTGCACGCCTTGCGCACCGCGCCCACCCTCACCAGACCCAAGCACCGGCCCGTGTCCGTCGCCGTCGGGGACAGCAGCCTCTACGTCCTCGACTCGACCAGCAGAACGCCCGGCGGCCCTAAGGAGGAGCACTGCTTCGAGGCTCTCGTCTACGAGCGCGGCCGCCTCTACAACGATGTCTTCTGGGAACATGACTGGTGCTGCCACTCTCTCCCGACGCCGCCCTACCGACCCTCCGCAATCCACGCCTACACGGTGTTCGGCGGCTCGGACTTGTGGGTGTCCACGGAGGACGAGGGCACCTACTCGTTCGACACGGCGCGCGGTGCCTGGGCCAACCAGGGACACTGGAAATTGCCGTTCCGGGGCCTTGCCCACTATGTCCCCGAGTACAAACTCTGGTTTGGCCTCTCCCGCAGTAACAGTAAGGGCCGACACAATCTTTTCTGTGCCTTCGACCTCGCCACCGCTGCCAAGCGGCAGTCGACCCCGGTCCCACGCAATGCCTGGAAAGACCTCTGGCCGCCCAAGGAGTGGATGCCAGATACATCCTTCCTCGTGCACCTGGGCTCCGCCAGGTTTTGCATTGCCAGGTTCTTCGGGAACTATCGTAGAGATCACCCATGCCAGATGGACGCTGATGCGGAGCATGAGACGCTCGCTGTTTTCACCGCCGTAGAGGTGCAGCCGTGCGGCAAGACAGGCAAGGGACTTCAGATGATCAAGTACAAATCCGAATGTTACAACCTCGGTGGCGGCATCGACCAGTGGGTGCTTTGACCTAGAATCCAATCCAATCCCCGTGTAACGCAACGCAATAAAAGGACAGTCAAGTCTTCATTTTTTCTTTAGTCAATGATATAATATGCCCGTTTTCAGACGACAACCAATTTTTAGTTATTACTATATGGatgtctcttttcttttttctttttttccctctctaAACCTCGTTGTAGGAAATCCCGCCGAAAGggcacatatattttttttggcatatgttatattttttaacagtAAGCAAGTACCATGCTCATACTTAGTGTTAGTTGCTTTCTAGTTGTTTTTGTTATCGCCTGGTACACAGGACTTTTGGACTTAGGTATGTACTTGTTCAGTTGTGTCGTTTTAACACGTAGCTAGTTCCTGTATTCGTCGTCGGTGAAGACAAATGAATGTAGTGGATGGTTACATTTTAACTTATTATTTGATTATCTTCATCTTTTAATTTATTATTTGTTTATATTTCTCGTATGCGAAGCATGATATGTATATCTATGTTGAAGTTATCTTTCAATTATGCATGATTTTGATGCTTAATATTTACTTTTTCGTAGTTTACTTGAATCTTGAATTAAGAAGTGAAGAAAGTGATATATGTCATTGTGTAGTTGTTCTTTATTAGAGTATGTAATTCTTGAAGTATTATGCATATCTTCGAAGTTATGTTGTTAGCTATGCATGAAGAATGTTGTTCATATGTATCTCATGCATTGAAAATTATATCGATGTTTTATGGTCGTGACTGTACCGGTACAACACCGTATATTACCTGAGCAATGGTACaatgcacacccttacgttatcTAAGAAGGTGTAAGGGTGGGGAAGAGCATGACATGAGCATACATGTGTATTCATATAGATATCTTTACTTTAATTGTATCGATGTTGATGTTTATTTTGCAAGAAAGTTTTTATTACCGTTTTGGATGGTACTGTGATGGCGGATCATAGCTAGTGGATGATAGCACATGGTTGCTATTGTATTTGTTTTTCTTAATTAATTTCTATAGATATTGTTAACATGTTCATCTTATTACCTTTGTTTAAGATGAatgtttaattaattatagCTAAAGAGCTTATTAAAGCAATTCACTTgttgagatttttgaatctcactcttgctatctttCCATATGCGTCTTGAGGTGATGTCAAGTATGCAGGATGGGTAACAGCATGATTTCTGCATGATCACCTTCACAATTTGTCTATTTGGATGTAATGTCAGTTGGTGTCTCTTAGCTGTTGTGCTATATGTTTGTCTCGTTGTGCCATGAATGTATGATCAAGCCATGTTCTTCGTTTGCTAGGATGTTCAATACTGTTAATGTGATGATATATTATCTCTGTGTGGTGATTGGTCAGCTATACCTATAGTTATAGGGAAGGTGTTGCCAAATTTTTTAGGGTTTGGTGGTCTTTTAGGTCAGTTTTAGTAGCACTCCGTGCTTATGATGTCCCTAGGGTGTTACATTTAGCCACCTCCAAACTCCTCATGCCGGCGACTCCCTCACAACCTGCCATTACCTCCCACTCTACCTGTACTCCCTACCCTCCGCCCATACATGTGCTTAATCAATTCATTATGTGCCTTAATCAAGCTAGTGTAGTGGTGGTAGAACCTTGGCGGCGTAGGTTATATGGATGATCAATGGGTGGCCGGGGCATGTAACTCCGCGTTTATGTGCCGTTGTGGCAGTTTAGCTGTAGCTGcacatgggggggggggagagagagagagagagagagagagagaagagagagagagagagagagagagagagagagagagagagaatcgtGCTATTCATATCCTTCCAATCTAATATGAACCAACTAACAAGCCTCATTACGATCCTAACTAAGATCTTATCTATTCAAGCCTCTTTGATCTTACCTTTGCCAACCATAACATCACTCCCTCGCTCAGCAAACAACTCATCATTGAGCTGAAACACAGGATAGGCAAGCTTGAATTCAGCCATCAACCAATGTCATATGTCCCGCCGTCATCATTGTAGCCAGTAACCTCAATGTAGAAAAGGCATTGGCAATGGTGGCCATGCACATAGCGCTCATCACAGTTGTAACATAACCCTTGCTTCCACCGTTCAGCCAATTCGGTCGGGTGTAGGATCGAGGagaccgactagagggggtgaataggcggtccTAAAAACTATCTATCAATTTAAccgataaagatgcaaaattaaaatgatcagttacaacacatataaaaccCTTAAACTCTATGTCTCAACAAAGTGACCAATTCTATGGTTATGTAAGGCTTGCAACCTATGGTGACATATAAGCAATTATGATTTTAAGAATATAAATTGCACAAGGTAAATtacatgaaagtaaatatcacaacatagaaGTAAATAGTATGAGAGATGACACATGAAGTgtatcctgtggtatcggtgatttgcagATCACCCTTAATCCACGTTGAGATGGGTTCATGTATGTAAccgctcctctatcaagtatgcaattctcaccatgAGAAGAGGCTCTgcacgagcaacttgatcttgagctgattaatccaatgaaccactcactacctTGATTCCATTAGAGTTGTACTTTACCTCTCTGGCAAGGTGtgcacaaagcctctcacaatcaccatcgTGACTCCTTCACAAGCTTATTTGAAGGGCTTAACGACACACTcacctccaagccatctaggaggcaacaacctccaagagtaataagccatGACGAACTCAACTCTCACCAAGTGCCTAAAGCTCAATCACTAatgcaaatgcacttgattcttTCCTCACAACCCtctatgtgcaacacatgcacaaatatgtGGGGAGGACTTTTCTTACCTCAATTATGC harbors:
- the LOC133888402 gene encoding uncharacterized protein LOC133888402, with the protein product MSRFFSPRSQLTAAAAIVEARLPRPSMTFYDPSSDHCSGSMHFMLLDRDKVLATDQTGRASVYHAGLHALRTAPTLTRPKHRPVSVAVGDSSLYVLDSTSRTPGGPKEEHCFEALVYERGRLYNDVFWEHDWCCHSLPTPPYRPSAIHAYTVFGGSDLWVSTEDEGTYSFDTARGAWANQGHWKLPFRGLAHYVPEYKLWFGLSRSNSKGRHNLFCAFDLATAAKRQSTPVPRNAWKDLWPPKEWMPDTSFLVHLGSARFCIARFFGNYRRDHPCQMDADAEHETLAVFTAVEVQPCGKTGKGLQMIKYKSECYNLGGGIDQWVL